In the genome of Chiroxiphia lanceolata isolate bChiLan1 chromosome 29, bChiLan1.pri, whole genome shotgun sequence, one region contains:
- the S100A11 gene encoding protein S100-A11 yields MPTETERCIESLLAVFQRYAGREGDNCTLSKREFLAFMNTELAAFTKNQKDPGVVDRMMKKLDLNSDGQLDFQEFLNLIGGIAVACHNSLVVKAPGP; encoded by the exons atg CCCACGGAGACGGAGCGTTGCATCGAGTCCCTGCTGGCCGTGTTCCAGCGCTACGCCGGCCGGGAGGGGGACAACTGCACCCTGTCCAAGCGGGAATTCCTGGCCTTCATGAACACCGAGCTGGCTGCCTTCACAAAG AACCAGAAGGATCCGGGGGTCGTGGACAGGATGATGAAGAAGCTGGACCTGAACAGCGACGGGCAGCTGGACTTCCAGGAGTTCCTGAACCTCATCGGGGGCATCGCCGTGGCCTGTCACAACAGCCTGGTGGTGAAGGCCCCTGGCCCTTag